One part of the Tenacibaculum sp. 190130A14a genome encodes these proteins:
- a CDS encoding 30S ribosomal protein S16: MPVKIRLQRHGKKGKPFYWVVAADSRAKRDGRFLEKIGTYNPNTNPATIDLSVDKAVAWLQNGAQPTDTARAILSYKGALLKNHLAGGVRKGALTQEQADAKFAAWLEEKASKVAGKAEGLAKAKEDAKAKALEAEKAVNEARIAANAPATDSEDAAAENGADSEE, from the coding sequence ATGCCTGTAAAAATTAGATTACAAAGACACGGTAAAAAAGGAAAACCATTTTATTGGGTAGTAGCTGCTGATTCAAGAGCTAAGAGAGATGGACGTTTTTTAGAGAAAATCGGAACGTATAACCCAAATACTAACCCTGCAACTATCGATTTAAGTGTTGATAAAGCTGTAGCTTGGTTACAAAACGGTGCTCAACCAACTGATACTGCAAGAGCTATTTTATCTTATAAAGGAGCTTTATTAAAGAATCACTTAGCTGGAGGAGTTCGTAAAGGAGCTTTAACTCAAGAGCAAGCAGATGCTAAATTTGCTGCATGGTTAGAAGAAAAAGCTAGTAAAGTTGCTGGTAAAGCTGAAGGTTTAGCAAAAGCTAAAGAAGATGCTAAAGCAAAAGCTTTAGAAGCTGAAAAAGCTGTTAACGAAGCACGTATTGCTGCAAACGCACCTGCTACTGATAGTGAAGATGCTGCTGCTGAAAACGGAGCTGATAGCGAAGAATAA
- a CDS encoding cold shock domain-containing protein, whose translation MKEGTVKFFNESKGFGFIIETGSNQEHFVHVSGLIDEVREGDTVEFELKEGRKGLNAVSVRVL comes from the coding sequence ATGAAAGAAGGAACAGTAAAGTTCTTCAATGAATCTAAAGGTTTTGGATTTATTATTGAAACAGGTTCGAACCAAGAACATTTTGTACACGTATCAGGTTTAATCGATGAGGTTAGAGAAGGTGATACTGTAGAGTTTGAACTTAAAGAAGGAAGAAAAGGATTAAACGCAGTTAGCGTTAGAGTATTATAA